One Anas platyrhynchos isolate ZD024472 breed Pekin duck chromosome 2, IASCAAS_PekinDuck_T2T, whole genome shotgun sequence DNA segment encodes these proteins:
- the NME8 gene encoding thioredoxin domain-containing protein 3 isoform X6: MRHMNMSGKKKEIQLQTTITNQNQWDEMLLTKGVVVIDVYQAWCGPCKAVVNLFRKLKNEFSEDDVLHFAVAEANSIETLQPYRNRCEPVFLFCVNGKIIEMVRGANAPLISKKITELVQEEREIVAGQKERPEVDELTFLEEKSSEDSVEETVPEEEVTYSVGIIKPDDVLEGRVEEIKQKIRDAGFGIAASEEKMLTEEQIREFYTKKKEQPDFDDFVQFMMSGPCHILVISKKKATDAIPLWKKLHESLENIPDESEKPERLEETPETKSILNMCDVQSSIEDASRQLAFFFPNFGQNKTEQKFEKTLALVRPCLLRERRDSIIQRIKDDGFEIAMQKEINLSEEQAREFYKEHENEDYFPFLLEEMTSGPTLVLALTRENAVAHWRNLLGPKTVEEAKKENPNSLRAQYALDNVPINQLHGSSSPNDAQKELEFFFPQEHTLALIKPDAAKKHKDDIMQKVKDAGFTISKIKEKALTREMATQFYKDHEGKPFFEELVARMTEGPSVVMVLTKENAVQEWRQLMGPTDPEVAKESSPESIRALFAQDILSNAVHGSSTREHALESIECIFGEIDID; encoded by the exons ATGAGGCACAT GAATATGTCaggcaagaagaaagaaatccaaCTTCAG aCCACAATAACCAATCAAAATCAGTGGGATGAAATGTTGCTGACAAAAGGTGTAGTAG tAATAGATGTATATCAAGCTTGGTGTGGTCCTTGCAAAGCTGTGGTAAATTTattcagaaaactgaagaatgaGTTTAGTGAAGATGATGTGTTGCATTTTGCAGTG GCAGAGGCTAACAGTATTGAGACTCTGCAACCATATAGGAATAGATGTGAACCTGTGTTTCTCTTTTGTGTT AATGGCAAAATTATTGAAATGGTGAGAGGTGCAAATGCTCCTCTTATAAGTAAGAAAATAACAGAACTAGTACAAGAAGAGAGGGAAATTGTAGCTGGACAGAAGGAACGCCCTGAG GTAGATGAACTTACTTTCCTAGAAGAAAAATCATCAGAAGATTCTGTTGAGGAGACTGTACCTGAGG aaGAAGTCACATACTCTGTTGGAATTATAAAACCTGATGATGTCTTAGAAGGACGTGtagaagaaattaaacaaaag ATTAGAGATGCAGGCTTTGGCATTGCAGcatcagaagagaaaatgctaACTGAAGAACAAATCAGAGAATTCTATACCAAGAAAAAAGAacag CCTGATTTTGATGATTTTGTTCAGTTCATGATGAGTGGACCATGCCACATTTTGGTAAtctctaaaaaaaaagcaactgatgCTATTCCTCTCTGGAAAAAACTACATGAATCACTTGAAAACATTCCTGATGAGTCAGAAAAGCCAGAAAG ACTGGAAGAAACTCCAGAAACTAAGAGTATATTAAATATGTGTGATGTGCAAAGCAGTATAGAAGATGCCAGCAGGCAACTTGCCTTCTTTTTCCCTAATTTTGGTCAAAATAAGACAGAGCAAAAATTTGAAAAGACTTTGGCCTTAGTTAGACCTTGTCTCCTAAGAGAAAGACGAG attCTATTATACAAAGAATAAAGGATGATGGCTTTGAAATAgcaatgcagaaagaaataaaccTATCTGAAGAACAAGCACGTGAATTTTATAAAGAGCATGAAAATGAAGACTACTTCCCTTTCCTGCTAGAGGAAATGACCAG TGGTCCAACTCTTGTACTTGCTCTAACACGAGAAAATGCTGTAGCACACTGGAGAAATTTATTAGGTCCAAAGACTGTTGAAGAGGCTAAGAAGGAAAATCCGAACAG TTTACGTGCACAGTATGCACTCGACAATGTACCGATTAATCAGCTGCATGGTAGTTCTTCACCTAATGATGCTCAGAAGGAATTAGAATTCTTCTTCCCTCAGGAGCACACTTTGGCATTGATCAAACCTGATGCTGCTAAGAAGCATAAAG ATGACATCATGCAAAAAGTCAAAGATGCTGGGTTTACCATCTCAAAGATTAAAGAGAAAGCTTTAACTCGTGAAATGGCTACACAGTTTTATAAGGATCACgaaggaaaacctttttttgAAGAGTTAGTGGCACGTATGACTGA GGGCCCATCAGTGGTAATGGTcttaacaaaggaaaatgctgtgCAAGAATGGAGGCAACTAATGGGTCCAACAGATCCAGAAGTGGCAAAAGAGAGCTCTCCTGAATCAATTCGGGCTCTGTTTGCACAAGATATTTTGTCTAATGCTGTTCACGGATCGTCTACTAGAGAACATGCACTGGAAAGCATTGAGTGTATATTTGGTGAGATTGATATAGATTGA
- the NME8 gene encoding thioredoxin domain-containing protein 3 isoform X3, with product MSGKKKEIQLQTTITNQNQWDEMLLTKGVVVIDVYQAWCGPCKAVVNLFRKLKNEFSEDDVLHFAVAEANSIETLQPYRNRCEPVFLFCVNGKIIEMVRGANAPLISKKITELVQEEREIVAGQKERPEVDELTFLEEKSSEDSVEETVPEEEVTYSVGIIKPDDVLEGRVEEIKQKIRDAGFGIAASEEKMLTEEQIREFYTKKKEQPDFDDFVQFMMSGPCHILVISKKKATDAIPLWKKLHESLENIPDESEKPERLEETPETKSILNMCDVQSSIEDASRQLAFFFPNFGQNKTEQKFEKTLALVRPCLLRERRDSIIQRIKDDGFEIAMQKEINLSEEQAREFYKEHENEDYFPFLLEEMTSGPTLVLALTRENAVAHWRNLLGPKTVEEAKKENPNSLRAQYALDNVPINQLHGSSSPNDAQKELEFFFPQEHTLALIKPDAAKKHKDDIMQKVKDAGFTISKIKEKALTREMATQFYKDHEGKPFFEELVARMTEGPSVVMVLTKENAVQEWRQLMGPTDPEVAKESSPESIRALFAQDILSNAVHGSSTREHALESIECIFEIPLAEVGLSILLVAHFHIQLLYCNKLYLRKACRKF from the exons ATGTCaggcaagaagaaagaaatccaaCTTCAG aCCACAATAACCAATCAAAATCAGTGGGATGAAATGTTGCTGACAAAAGGTGTAGTAG tAATAGATGTATATCAAGCTTGGTGTGGTCCTTGCAAAGCTGTGGTAAATTTattcagaaaactgaagaatgaGTTTAGTGAAGATGATGTGTTGCATTTTGCAGTG GCAGAGGCTAACAGTATTGAGACTCTGCAACCATATAGGAATAGATGTGAACCTGTGTTTCTCTTTTGTGTT AATGGCAAAATTATTGAAATGGTGAGAGGTGCAAATGCTCCTCTTATAAGTAAGAAAATAACAGAACTAGTACAAGAAGAGAGGGAAATTGTAGCTGGACAGAAGGAACGCCCTGAG GTAGATGAACTTACTTTCCTAGAAGAAAAATCATCAGAAGATTCTGTTGAGGAGACTGTACCTGAGG aaGAAGTCACATACTCTGTTGGAATTATAAAACCTGATGATGTCTTAGAAGGACGTGtagaagaaattaaacaaaag ATTAGAGATGCAGGCTTTGGCATTGCAGcatcagaagagaaaatgctaACTGAAGAACAAATCAGAGAATTCTATACCAAGAAAAAAGAacag CCTGATTTTGATGATTTTGTTCAGTTCATGATGAGTGGACCATGCCACATTTTGGTAAtctctaaaaaaaaagcaactgatgCTATTCCTCTCTGGAAAAAACTACATGAATCACTTGAAAACATTCCTGATGAGTCAGAAAAGCCAGAAAG ACTGGAAGAAACTCCAGAAACTAAGAGTATATTAAATATGTGTGATGTGCAAAGCAGTATAGAAGATGCCAGCAGGCAACTTGCCTTCTTTTTCCCTAATTTTGGTCAAAATAAGACAGAGCAAAAATTTGAAAAGACTTTGGCCTTAGTTAGACCTTGTCTCCTAAGAGAAAGACGAG attCTATTATACAAAGAATAAAGGATGATGGCTTTGAAATAgcaatgcagaaagaaataaaccTATCTGAAGAACAAGCACGTGAATTTTATAAAGAGCATGAAAATGAAGACTACTTCCCTTTCCTGCTAGAGGAAATGACCAG TGGTCCAACTCTTGTACTTGCTCTAACACGAGAAAATGCTGTAGCACACTGGAGAAATTTATTAGGTCCAAAGACTGTTGAAGAGGCTAAGAAGGAAAATCCGAACAG TTTACGTGCACAGTATGCACTCGACAATGTACCGATTAATCAGCTGCATGGTAGTTCTTCACCTAATGATGCTCAGAAGGAATTAGAATTCTTCTTCCCTCAGGAGCACACTTTGGCATTGATCAAACCTGATGCTGCTAAGAAGCATAAAG ATGACATCATGCAAAAAGTCAAAGATGCTGGGTTTACCATCTCAAAGATTAAAGAGAAAGCTTTAACTCGTGAAATGGCTACACAGTTTTATAAGGATCACgaaggaaaacctttttttgAAGAGTTAGTGGCACGTATGACTGA GGGCCCATCAGTGGTAATGGTcttaacaaaggaaaatgctgtgCAAGAATGGAGGCAACTAATGGGTCCAACAGATCCAGAAGTGGCAAAAGAGAGCTCTCCTGAATCAATTCGGGCTCTGTTTGCACAAGATATTTTGTCTAATGCTGTTCACGGATCGTCTACTAGAGAACATGCACTGGAAAGCATTGAGTGTATATTTG
- the NME8 gene encoding thioredoxin domain-containing protein 3 isoform X4, translated as MSGKKKEIQLQTTITNQNQWDEMLLTKVIDVYQAWCGPCKAVVNLFRKLKNEFSEDDVLHFAVAEANSIETLQPYRNRCEPVFLFCVNGKIIEMVRGANAPLISKKITELVQEEREIVAGQKERPEVDELTFLEEKSSEDSVEETVPEEEVTYSVGIIKPDDVLEGRVEEIKQKIRDAGFGIAASEEKMLTEEQIREFYTKKKEQPDFDDFVQFMMSGPCHILVISKKKATDAIPLWKKLHESLENIPDESEKPERLEETPETKSILNMCDVQSSIEDASRQLAFFFPNFGQNKTEQKFEKTLALVRPCLLRERRDSIIQRIKDDGFEIAMQKEINLSEEQAREFYKEHENEDYFPFLLEEMTSGPTLVLALTRENAVAHWRNLLGPKTVEEAKKENPNSLRAQYALDNVPINQLHGSSSPNDAQKELEFFFPQEHTLALIKPDAAKKHKDDIMQKVKDAGFTISKIKEKALTREMATQFYKDHEGKPFFEELVARMTEGPSVVMVLTKENAVQEWRQLMGPTDPEVAKESSPESIRALFAQDILSNAVHGSSTREHALESIECIFEIPLAEVGLSILLVAHFHIQLLYCNKLYLRKACRKF; from the exons ATGTCaggcaagaagaaagaaatccaaCTTCAG aCCACAATAACCAATCAAAATCAGTGGGATGAAATGTTGCTGACAAAAG tAATAGATGTATATCAAGCTTGGTGTGGTCCTTGCAAAGCTGTGGTAAATTTattcagaaaactgaagaatgaGTTTAGTGAAGATGATGTGTTGCATTTTGCAGTG GCAGAGGCTAACAGTATTGAGACTCTGCAACCATATAGGAATAGATGTGAACCTGTGTTTCTCTTTTGTGTT AATGGCAAAATTATTGAAATGGTGAGAGGTGCAAATGCTCCTCTTATAAGTAAGAAAATAACAGAACTAGTACAAGAAGAGAGGGAAATTGTAGCTGGACAGAAGGAACGCCCTGAG GTAGATGAACTTACTTTCCTAGAAGAAAAATCATCAGAAGATTCTGTTGAGGAGACTGTACCTGAGG aaGAAGTCACATACTCTGTTGGAATTATAAAACCTGATGATGTCTTAGAAGGACGTGtagaagaaattaaacaaaag ATTAGAGATGCAGGCTTTGGCATTGCAGcatcagaagagaaaatgctaACTGAAGAACAAATCAGAGAATTCTATACCAAGAAAAAAGAacag CCTGATTTTGATGATTTTGTTCAGTTCATGATGAGTGGACCATGCCACATTTTGGTAAtctctaaaaaaaaagcaactgatgCTATTCCTCTCTGGAAAAAACTACATGAATCACTTGAAAACATTCCTGATGAGTCAGAAAAGCCAGAAAG ACTGGAAGAAACTCCAGAAACTAAGAGTATATTAAATATGTGTGATGTGCAAAGCAGTATAGAAGATGCCAGCAGGCAACTTGCCTTCTTTTTCCCTAATTTTGGTCAAAATAAGACAGAGCAAAAATTTGAAAAGACTTTGGCCTTAGTTAGACCTTGTCTCCTAAGAGAAAGACGAG attCTATTATACAAAGAATAAAGGATGATGGCTTTGAAATAgcaatgcagaaagaaataaaccTATCTGAAGAACAAGCACGTGAATTTTATAAAGAGCATGAAAATGAAGACTACTTCCCTTTCCTGCTAGAGGAAATGACCAG TGGTCCAACTCTTGTACTTGCTCTAACACGAGAAAATGCTGTAGCACACTGGAGAAATTTATTAGGTCCAAAGACTGTTGAAGAGGCTAAGAAGGAAAATCCGAACAG TTTACGTGCACAGTATGCACTCGACAATGTACCGATTAATCAGCTGCATGGTAGTTCTTCACCTAATGATGCTCAGAAGGAATTAGAATTCTTCTTCCCTCAGGAGCACACTTTGGCATTGATCAAACCTGATGCTGCTAAGAAGCATAAAG ATGACATCATGCAAAAAGTCAAAGATGCTGGGTTTACCATCTCAAAGATTAAAGAGAAAGCTTTAACTCGTGAAATGGCTACACAGTTTTATAAGGATCACgaaggaaaacctttttttgAAGAGTTAGTGGCACGTATGACTGA GGGCCCATCAGTGGTAATGGTcttaacaaaggaaaatgctgtgCAAGAATGGAGGCAACTAATGGGTCCAACAGATCCAGAAGTGGCAAAAGAGAGCTCTCCTGAATCAATTCGGGCTCTGTTTGCACAAGATATTTTGTCTAATGCTGTTCACGGATCGTCTACTAGAGAACATGCACTGGAAAGCATTGAGTGTATATTTG
- the NME8 gene encoding thioredoxin domain-containing protein 3 isoform X2, giving the protein MRHMNMSGKKKEIQLQTTITNQNQWDEMLLTKVIDVYQAWCGPCKAVVNLFRKLKNEFSEDDVLHFAVAEANSIETLQPYRNRCEPVFLFCVNGKIIEMVRGANAPLISKKITELVQEEREIVAGQKERPEVDELTFLEEKSSEDSVEETVPEEEVTYSVGIIKPDDVLEGRVEEIKQKIRDAGFGIAASEEKMLTEEQIREFYTKKKEQPDFDDFVQFMMSGPCHILVISKKKATDAIPLWKKLHESLENIPDESEKPERLEETPETKSILNMCDVQSSIEDASRQLAFFFPNFGQNKTEQKFEKTLALVRPCLLRERRDSIIQRIKDDGFEIAMQKEINLSEEQAREFYKEHENEDYFPFLLEEMTSGPTLVLALTRENAVAHWRNLLGPKTVEEAKKENPNSLRAQYALDNVPINQLHGSSSPNDAQKELEFFFPQEHTLALIKPDAAKKHKDDIMQKVKDAGFTISKIKEKALTREMATQFYKDHEGKPFFEELVARMTEGPSVVMVLTKENAVQEWRQLMGPTDPEVAKESSPESIRALFAQDILSNAVHGSSTREHALESIECIFEIPLAEVGLSILLVAHFHIQLLYCNKLYLRKACRKF; this is encoded by the exons ATGAGGCACAT GAATATGTCaggcaagaagaaagaaatccaaCTTCAG aCCACAATAACCAATCAAAATCAGTGGGATGAAATGTTGCTGACAAAAG tAATAGATGTATATCAAGCTTGGTGTGGTCCTTGCAAAGCTGTGGTAAATTTattcagaaaactgaagaatgaGTTTAGTGAAGATGATGTGTTGCATTTTGCAGTG GCAGAGGCTAACAGTATTGAGACTCTGCAACCATATAGGAATAGATGTGAACCTGTGTTTCTCTTTTGTGTT AATGGCAAAATTATTGAAATGGTGAGAGGTGCAAATGCTCCTCTTATAAGTAAGAAAATAACAGAACTAGTACAAGAAGAGAGGGAAATTGTAGCTGGACAGAAGGAACGCCCTGAG GTAGATGAACTTACTTTCCTAGAAGAAAAATCATCAGAAGATTCTGTTGAGGAGACTGTACCTGAGG aaGAAGTCACATACTCTGTTGGAATTATAAAACCTGATGATGTCTTAGAAGGACGTGtagaagaaattaaacaaaag ATTAGAGATGCAGGCTTTGGCATTGCAGcatcagaagagaaaatgctaACTGAAGAACAAATCAGAGAATTCTATACCAAGAAAAAAGAacag CCTGATTTTGATGATTTTGTTCAGTTCATGATGAGTGGACCATGCCACATTTTGGTAAtctctaaaaaaaaagcaactgatgCTATTCCTCTCTGGAAAAAACTACATGAATCACTTGAAAACATTCCTGATGAGTCAGAAAAGCCAGAAAG ACTGGAAGAAACTCCAGAAACTAAGAGTATATTAAATATGTGTGATGTGCAAAGCAGTATAGAAGATGCCAGCAGGCAACTTGCCTTCTTTTTCCCTAATTTTGGTCAAAATAAGACAGAGCAAAAATTTGAAAAGACTTTGGCCTTAGTTAGACCTTGTCTCCTAAGAGAAAGACGAG attCTATTATACAAAGAATAAAGGATGATGGCTTTGAAATAgcaatgcagaaagaaataaaccTATCTGAAGAACAAGCACGTGAATTTTATAAAGAGCATGAAAATGAAGACTACTTCCCTTTCCTGCTAGAGGAAATGACCAG TGGTCCAACTCTTGTACTTGCTCTAACACGAGAAAATGCTGTAGCACACTGGAGAAATTTATTAGGTCCAAAGACTGTTGAAGAGGCTAAGAAGGAAAATCCGAACAG TTTACGTGCACAGTATGCACTCGACAATGTACCGATTAATCAGCTGCATGGTAGTTCTTCACCTAATGATGCTCAGAAGGAATTAGAATTCTTCTTCCCTCAGGAGCACACTTTGGCATTGATCAAACCTGATGCTGCTAAGAAGCATAAAG ATGACATCATGCAAAAAGTCAAAGATGCTGGGTTTACCATCTCAAAGATTAAAGAGAAAGCTTTAACTCGTGAAATGGCTACACAGTTTTATAAGGATCACgaaggaaaacctttttttgAAGAGTTAGTGGCACGTATGACTGA GGGCCCATCAGTGGTAATGGTcttaacaaaggaaaatgctgtgCAAGAATGGAGGCAACTAATGGGTCCAACAGATCCAGAAGTGGCAAAAGAGAGCTCTCCTGAATCAATTCGGGCTCTGTTTGCACAAGATATTTTGTCTAATGCTGTTCACGGATCGTCTACTAGAGAACATGCACTGGAAAGCATTGAGTGTATATTTG
- the NME8 gene encoding thioredoxin domain-containing protein 3 isoform X1: MRHMNMSGKKKEIQLQTTITNQNQWDEMLLTKGVVVIDVYQAWCGPCKAVVNLFRKLKNEFSEDDVLHFAVAEANSIETLQPYRNRCEPVFLFCVNGKIIEMVRGANAPLISKKITELVQEEREIVAGQKERPEVDELTFLEEKSSEDSVEETVPEEEVTYSVGIIKPDDVLEGRVEEIKQKIRDAGFGIAASEEKMLTEEQIREFYTKKKEQPDFDDFVQFMMSGPCHILVISKKKATDAIPLWKKLHESLENIPDESEKPERLEETPETKSILNMCDVQSSIEDASRQLAFFFPNFGQNKTEQKFEKTLALVRPCLLRERRDSIIQRIKDDGFEIAMQKEINLSEEQAREFYKEHENEDYFPFLLEEMTSGPTLVLALTRENAVAHWRNLLGPKTVEEAKKENPNSLRAQYALDNVPINQLHGSSSPNDAQKELEFFFPQEHTLALIKPDAAKKHKDDIMQKVKDAGFTISKIKEKALTREMATQFYKDHEGKPFFEELVARMTEGPSVVMVLTKENAVQEWRQLMGPTDPEVAKESSPESIRALFAQDILSNAVHGSSTREHALESIECIFEIPLAEVGLSILLVAHFHIQLLYCNKLYLRKACRKF, from the exons ATGAGGCACAT GAATATGTCaggcaagaagaaagaaatccaaCTTCAG aCCACAATAACCAATCAAAATCAGTGGGATGAAATGTTGCTGACAAAAGGTGTAGTAG tAATAGATGTATATCAAGCTTGGTGTGGTCCTTGCAAAGCTGTGGTAAATTTattcagaaaactgaagaatgaGTTTAGTGAAGATGATGTGTTGCATTTTGCAGTG GCAGAGGCTAACAGTATTGAGACTCTGCAACCATATAGGAATAGATGTGAACCTGTGTTTCTCTTTTGTGTT AATGGCAAAATTATTGAAATGGTGAGAGGTGCAAATGCTCCTCTTATAAGTAAGAAAATAACAGAACTAGTACAAGAAGAGAGGGAAATTGTAGCTGGACAGAAGGAACGCCCTGAG GTAGATGAACTTACTTTCCTAGAAGAAAAATCATCAGAAGATTCTGTTGAGGAGACTGTACCTGAGG aaGAAGTCACATACTCTGTTGGAATTATAAAACCTGATGATGTCTTAGAAGGACGTGtagaagaaattaaacaaaag ATTAGAGATGCAGGCTTTGGCATTGCAGcatcagaagagaaaatgctaACTGAAGAACAAATCAGAGAATTCTATACCAAGAAAAAAGAacag CCTGATTTTGATGATTTTGTTCAGTTCATGATGAGTGGACCATGCCACATTTTGGTAAtctctaaaaaaaaagcaactgatgCTATTCCTCTCTGGAAAAAACTACATGAATCACTTGAAAACATTCCTGATGAGTCAGAAAAGCCAGAAAG ACTGGAAGAAACTCCAGAAACTAAGAGTATATTAAATATGTGTGATGTGCAAAGCAGTATAGAAGATGCCAGCAGGCAACTTGCCTTCTTTTTCCCTAATTTTGGTCAAAATAAGACAGAGCAAAAATTTGAAAAGACTTTGGCCTTAGTTAGACCTTGTCTCCTAAGAGAAAGACGAG attCTATTATACAAAGAATAAAGGATGATGGCTTTGAAATAgcaatgcagaaagaaataaaccTATCTGAAGAACAAGCACGTGAATTTTATAAAGAGCATGAAAATGAAGACTACTTCCCTTTCCTGCTAGAGGAAATGACCAG TGGTCCAACTCTTGTACTTGCTCTAACACGAGAAAATGCTGTAGCACACTGGAGAAATTTATTAGGTCCAAAGACTGTTGAAGAGGCTAAGAAGGAAAATCCGAACAG TTTACGTGCACAGTATGCACTCGACAATGTACCGATTAATCAGCTGCATGGTAGTTCTTCACCTAATGATGCTCAGAAGGAATTAGAATTCTTCTTCCCTCAGGAGCACACTTTGGCATTGATCAAACCTGATGCTGCTAAGAAGCATAAAG ATGACATCATGCAAAAAGTCAAAGATGCTGGGTTTACCATCTCAAAGATTAAAGAGAAAGCTTTAACTCGTGAAATGGCTACACAGTTTTATAAGGATCACgaaggaaaacctttttttgAAGAGTTAGTGGCACGTATGACTGA GGGCCCATCAGTGGTAATGGTcttaacaaaggaaaatgctgtgCAAGAATGGAGGCAACTAATGGGTCCAACAGATCCAGAAGTGGCAAAAGAGAGCTCTCCTGAATCAATTCGGGCTCTGTTTGCACAAGATATTTTGTCTAATGCTGTTCACGGATCGTCTACTAGAGAACATGCACTGGAAAGCATTGAGTGTATATTTG
- the NME8 gene encoding thioredoxin domain-containing protein 3 isoform X8: protein MRHMNMSGKKKEIQLQTTITNQNQWDEMLLTKGVVVIDVYQAWCGPCKAVVNLFRKLKNEFSEDDVLHFAVAEANSIETLQPYRNRCEPVFLFCVVDELTFLEEKSSEDSVEETVPEEEVTYSVGIIKPDDVLEGRVEEIKQKIRDAGFGIAASEEKMLTEEQIREFYTKKKEQPDFDDFVQFMMSGPCHILVISKKKATDAIPLWKKLHESLENIPDESEKPERLEETPETKSILNMCDVQSSIEDASRQLAFFFPNFGQNKTEQKFEKTLALVRPCLLRERRDSIIQRIKDDGFEIAMQKEINLSEEQAREFYKEHENEDYFPFLLEEMTSGPTLVLALTRENAVAHWRNLLGPKTVEEAKKENPNSLRAQYALDNVPINQLHGSSSPNDAQKELEFFFPQEHTLALIKPDAAKKHKDDIMQKVKDAGFTISKIKEKALTREMATQFYKDHEGKPFFEELVARMTEGPSVVMVLTKENAVQEWRQLMGPTDPEVAKESSPESIRALFAQDILSNAVHGSSTREHALESIECIFEIPLAEVGLSILLVAHFHIQLLYCNKLYLRKACRKF, encoded by the exons ATGAGGCACAT GAATATGTCaggcaagaagaaagaaatccaaCTTCAG aCCACAATAACCAATCAAAATCAGTGGGATGAAATGTTGCTGACAAAAGGTGTAGTAG tAATAGATGTATATCAAGCTTGGTGTGGTCCTTGCAAAGCTGTGGTAAATTTattcagaaaactgaagaatgaGTTTAGTGAAGATGATGTGTTGCATTTTGCAGTG GCAGAGGCTAACAGTATTGAGACTCTGCAACCATATAGGAATAGATGTGAACCTGTGTTTCTCTTTTGTGTT GTAGATGAACTTACTTTCCTAGAAGAAAAATCATCAGAAGATTCTGTTGAGGAGACTGTACCTGAGG aaGAAGTCACATACTCTGTTGGAATTATAAAACCTGATGATGTCTTAGAAGGACGTGtagaagaaattaaacaaaag ATTAGAGATGCAGGCTTTGGCATTGCAGcatcagaagagaaaatgctaACTGAAGAACAAATCAGAGAATTCTATACCAAGAAAAAAGAacag CCTGATTTTGATGATTTTGTTCAGTTCATGATGAGTGGACCATGCCACATTTTGGTAAtctctaaaaaaaaagcaactgatgCTATTCCTCTCTGGAAAAAACTACATGAATCACTTGAAAACATTCCTGATGAGTCAGAAAAGCCAGAAAG ACTGGAAGAAACTCCAGAAACTAAGAGTATATTAAATATGTGTGATGTGCAAAGCAGTATAGAAGATGCCAGCAGGCAACTTGCCTTCTTTTTCCCTAATTTTGGTCAAAATAAGACAGAGCAAAAATTTGAAAAGACTTTGGCCTTAGTTAGACCTTGTCTCCTAAGAGAAAGACGAG attCTATTATACAAAGAATAAAGGATGATGGCTTTGAAATAgcaatgcagaaagaaataaaccTATCTGAAGAACAAGCACGTGAATTTTATAAAGAGCATGAAAATGAAGACTACTTCCCTTTCCTGCTAGAGGAAATGACCAG TGGTCCAACTCTTGTACTTGCTCTAACACGAGAAAATGCTGTAGCACACTGGAGAAATTTATTAGGTCCAAAGACTGTTGAAGAGGCTAAGAAGGAAAATCCGAACAG TTTACGTGCACAGTATGCACTCGACAATGTACCGATTAATCAGCTGCATGGTAGTTCTTCACCTAATGATGCTCAGAAGGAATTAGAATTCTTCTTCCCTCAGGAGCACACTTTGGCATTGATCAAACCTGATGCTGCTAAGAAGCATAAAG ATGACATCATGCAAAAAGTCAAAGATGCTGGGTTTACCATCTCAAAGATTAAAGAGAAAGCTTTAACTCGTGAAATGGCTACACAGTTTTATAAGGATCACgaaggaaaacctttttttgAAGAGTTAGTGGCACGTATGACTGA GGGCCCATCAGTGGTAATGGTcttaacaaaggaaaatgctgtgCAAGAATGGAGGCAACTAATGGGTCCAACAGATCCAGAAGTGGCAAAAGAGAGCTCTCCTGAATCAATTCGGGCTCTGTTTGCACAAGATATTTTGTCTAATGCTGTTCACGGATCGTCTACTAGAGAACATGCACTGGAAAGCATTGAGTGTATATTTG